ataaaattttaacgtACTACAAATATtggaatgatcagaaacacgtttaatatacagccactaatagtttatgcagaaaactaaatttaatatgtaattgcaatcgttaaaaagtctctgttagtcgataacatcttaaaaattgaagcaaactccggaatgtccctttaaaaaaaaaaaaaaaaaaaaaaaaaagaaaaaaaaaagttatatttatttatttttattattattttatttaaattgaagTTAttcagtggtgtgtgtgtgtgtgtgtgtgtgtgtgtgtgtgtgtgtgtgtgtgtgtgtgtgtgtgtgtgtgttggggatATGTTTTCAGTTATAAACGAGGCGAATTATAGCACGATTCAGAATACCCAGTGTGTGTCTGCGCCATTCAAACGTTTACTACGGTTAACGGTTACCTTCTACGGTGATTCGTAGTCATACGAAAGGCCTTTGTATCGATGTtcaacaaaacaagctttaccAGGCTTCGGACTCAACCACTGGACTGAAGGTCATTTACACTTTGGCCGTAATTCAACGGCATATTAGGTACATTTTATGCAAATGACACCCCcaaagacaaataaaaaaaaatatagttgaaATAACACTTTAGATAATGGACCATATATGGAATCATCTGacgtttggggtttttttttcttcagattttCAAAATGATAAAAGCCGTTATCATCGCTCTTGTTGCCTGTCTGGCTATTGCCGCCGCCAATCCATTCTACGGATACGGATACGGCATTCCTGTCCATTACGGTATTGGTATCGGGTACGGACATGGTATGGGATACGGATACGGTATTGGTATGGGATACGGACATGGTATGGGATACGGACATGGTATGGGATACGGACATGGTATGTATGGAGGTTTCGGTCTGGGATTCGGATACGGAGGATTCGGTCACGGGATTGGAATGTACGGAGGATACGGCATTGGACACGGCTTCGGACATGGAATCGGAATGTATGGCAAATGTGAGTACTGTTTTTGCCGATACACCAGTTTACAATTAGTCCACGTATGTAACGCGCAAATGGTGTACCTGTATTTTCCATATATCCGTTTAAACTTGGAAGACCTTAGAAAACTAATTATTAAGGGGCGTTCTCACTATGCGATTAGTCGTACCAACTTGTTGCATGCTATCGAATCGTACTGTGGCAAGGTAATCGAAAAATTGTGTAGTGTTTGGTTTGTATTATGACTAATACACTTGTTAAAGTTAGTTTAGAGTTAGATCCTTTATATACCAGCGAAAAGAGCATACTTTTATAGGCCTAGTCATCCACCAATGTCATCAAAATGAACCGGGTGTGTATTGACTGAAGGTATCTCACCAGTATTGACTACacattggaaagaaagaaatgctttcattaacgatgcactgaacacattttattacggctatatggcgtcggacataccggtatggctaaggaccacacagataataagaaAGGAAATAGTCTGCCGCTACTCCGTGTGATAgtcttttgttacaccagttgttgagcactttaccactgggctacttctcacCCCTTAAACATTGGTGACAATACAAACCTAAAGCTAAGTAGTTCTACTATATTATACGACCTTAAACATTGGTGACAATACAAACCTAAAGCTAAGTAGTTCTACTATATTATGCGACCTGACCAAAAACGAGCAGCCTTTATAACATAATTTTGGCTAATGAAATTGATACCTCGACTTACGCAGCTTTAACAAACCAAACTCCTTTTCATGAGATAATATATGGGAGACAACTCTCGTTAAAACGTCATCCAGAAAGTACGAACGTTGGTCTTCTGCAGCTAAACAGATTTGCATTTCTGTGTTTGATATGTCATAATCTTGAGGAAATGTTACCCTTTCAGCATCCCATAATCTgactgataataaaataaagaaagggggggggggggggggggcacttttgCGTTTATACTTTATGGTATTGTTTATTCCGGCAGGTTTTGACTCGATACAATAGAATTTGTAGCTTACCGGACCGGAGATCAGCCAATTTCGACCCTGTTAGGTATAATAAGAACCAAGCgactatttaataaaatacgATAATTTTATAACAGATACAAAACGTTCATGTGAGACAAATATGTGATATAAGTTTATAGTTTTCagtgaaaagaaaggaatattttaacgTGCAGACTTGTTTTTAAAGATGCTGTAGAAACTATCAATATCGCCGTCGTTGCAAATTGAAAGAAATGAAACATTCATGTtttcaacaagcattctgagagtgcTGCTAAAGTCATACATGTTCCCTAacgggcccaacacattttcgtatctcccGAGTTCTAGGGCCATATCTCAGTGAAAAAGGGGTAAATCACCACGAAAGTCAAACctgatttgtaacagtatataatcaataaaaacaacaacaacaacaacaatatttcaatatatttaggCATTGCGAAAACGAAAGTCCGAAAAACTACATGCTACAGACTAATGGATGGTGACGAAACCTGTAGTTACCTCCGGTTGGAATGGTAGGGGGTtaatgtactactactactactactactactactactactactactactactactactattgctactactactactgctactactactactactcaaatatttattactactactactaagatatttactactactactactactactactactactactactgctactgcttcCAATAAAGTGttcatgtttatataaatataaacatgtttttgctTTATGTTTTCAGAATATGGAAGCCTGCTGCAACACTCGAACTAATGGTCGTTGATGCAAATCTTTGGTGTAgtattgtaaataaatgaagtgAGTCAATTGTATtcatttgtgtttgtttcttctatttaaattaaagtaaaatatagAAGGTTGATACATTTGAATCATGAGAAATGCAATCCTTGCAATTAAGACAAagccagtttgttttgtttagcaacaccacttgagcacagatttattaatcatcggctattggatgtcaaacttttgataattctgacacctTTTAGAACGCAGATAGAACATGATTACCGTAACGATATCACGTTTCCCTTAACCTTTATAATAGCTTTGTAGATATACGTAGCACATATACGTCTAATGGTCCATGAGTGAaacctgttttttttctttctatttgaCTACCAAATCGAGGGACAAAAAGCCACTATGATTTTCAGTTAGCCTGATGTCTGAACTGTATGAAAATATGTGATGGTCATTTCAGAAGCCCagataaatatgaaaatgtcggccattttacaaaatagcggtaattttgtttataaattagcATTTATCAGATATTGGCCTCTTCTTAAAAAatggcttttggatgtcaaacaggtatattttacatgcaccatcccaaagacaggatagcacataccacagcctttgatataccagttgtggtgcactggctggaacgagaaatagctcaccGACGCAGTTGGGGCAATGTGTACGGCAAAAAACATGCCGTGGAATAAAAATcgaatatagtccacagcaaaaaaaaaaagtgccgtggataattaaaaatgtcattgCAATGTCCACGACATTGCCGATTGTCGTGTGCAATTTCAGGGGTTGGACGTGATTACCTTTGGGCATATCCTATTCTCCTTAAAAATGGAATCTATACAAGCTGCATATACTAGTTTAGTTATCATATCATGAGAATCTAGCTAGTATTTCAAAGCAACGTGGTTCAAACAAACAAGGAATTTGCTAAAATAGTGTACTTTCACCTTCTACAATACTGATAATCATAAGCCTGACAATGTTAGCGGAGTAAGGTGGCTTTTTGTGggaggtattttttttaaactattgttttagGATAACCTATCGCCTTTggaatttaaaagttaaagtttgttttgtttaacgacaccactagagcacctttattaattaatcatcgggaattggaaagaaagaaagaagtgttttatttaacgacgcactcaacacatttcatttacggttatatggcgttagacatatggttaaggaccacacagatattgagaaaggaaacccgctgtcgccacttcatgggctactattgtcgattagcagcaagggatattttatatgcaccatcccacagacacagtagtacataccacggcctttgatataccagtcgtggtggactggctgtaacgagaaatagcccattggacccaccgacggggatcgatcacagataGACcccgcatcgagcaagcgctttaccattgggctacgtcccgccccggaaattggatgtcaaacatttggtaattatgaaattcgctacatttttccattagcagcaagggatcttttatatgcactttaccacagacaagaaaacacataGCACGCCTTTGATCAGTTGGAATTTAAAGAAACGGCCATAAATGACAATTTATAAATCGACTAAGATTTGATTATCCTGCCACCCTGAACAAAAAACGCATCCTACTGCTTGTCTGTTCAAGATGGATTCCAATGTAAatataagatcccttgatactaataaaaaacaaatgtaacgggtttcatctctaagactatgtcaaacttaccaaatgtttgacatcaatagccgatgattaataaatcaatgtgctatagtgttgtcgttaaacaaaacaaaactttaacttgcCTCTTAACCAAACCGGCTAATGCGTGTACGCTCGGCAACGTAAAACAATAGTGCTGAGATACCTTCAGGAAGGAGGCGCGTGAGCAGGAATTGTAGAAGAGAGGAGGGGTCTAGAATTGTAGAATTGGGGAGGGTTCTAGAATTGTAGAAGGGGAGGGGTCTAGAATTGTCTTGCACTGAACGATTAATATGAGAATTTTAAACACATCATAAACAATTTTGGTATCGCCAACATCCGTaaatgagcggtcggtctacgatcgatgccccacggtgggcccattgggctatttctcgttccagccagtgcaccacgactggtatatcaaaggccgtggtatgtgctaccctgtctgtcgaGTCATGCATTATAGAaaagcccttgctactaatggaaatatgtagcggggttcctctgtgagactatgtcagaattacgaaatgtttgatatccaatagctgatgattaataaatcaatgtgctctagtggtttcgttaaacaaaacaaacaaacaaacttttaaccgTACATGAAATTTTTTCACAATGACGCCAGATTATTGTAGAATATAAGTGAATTGAAAGCGCATATAACATTCTCCTACATTATCAATCTAGTCCTCGGTTCCCATCCGTATATGCTTACATTAATTacactaattaatattttacctTCAGGCCACACGTGAGCGGAGTAATCAAAATGCCTTTACTTACCAACACGGGACAAGTGACCAGTTAGTGGCcttaacacacacattatatggGCGCGCTGCATCATTAAGAAATGAATGATTTATTTCACTACGCTACTATGGCATATTGaggtaattaatcatcggctattgggtatcggCCATTTGTGCCGCGCTTTTGTTTTCCCATTGAAAAAGGTGTGTGATGAATATCTATAACCGCGCACTTTTTAAACTTCACCTCTCACCGGCCCAACGTCCTTATCGCGTCATGCAACGTCACGTAGAGGCGTGGTACAAACGTGCGAATAACCATGCATACCACTCATACGTTTATGCAGTTTAACTTGAGTTGTCGTAGAATGTCATTTTCACAcgacacctgctacatttcgCACATTAGTTTAACGGGTCATTTGCATGCActtcccacaaacagaacagcacataccacttcttttgatataccagtcatagggtAAAAGTTGGGACAGGAACTCCTGAATCATTCCGTacccatcacccccaccccccgcaagTCAATAGTGAGCATTTTTTACCATATACATATTTCAACCACATTTTATTGACACCTTAACATTTAGTACAGAATATATCTCAACTGTAAAGCGAATATGAATGGGTCCATACAAAACTACTAAATCACGTATGCGTCATGCAGgtcgtctctctctgtctgtctctctctgtctgtctctctctctctctctctctctctctctctctctctctctctctctctctctctctctctctctctctctctctctctctccaaatgaagaaataaccatattttGCACGTCAAATAGCACATGTATCGTTAAAAATTCCTTTCTTTGAATTTTACTGTTATTCTGTCTTGTCTCCATAAATAGACTTCAGAAAGTGACCTCaatcgaccaatcaaaacatctCTGTCATAAGTTTGCCAGCTGCACAAGACatccattcccagtctggagctccacgcggtaagacgtgtttgtttcgcttgtgcacactgcacgtgctttcgtgtactcggcttgggggtccttcatttcgttgtttttgtcagcgaaatgaagttttctactgggatgtatgcggccattggaactgattgaacgctgggacgcttctcgtttcaacagcctgcaccaccaggttggattcttttttagcgagattccttgcctccacatcatttctccgtctgactgtcggaCTTGTTTTttccgtgactcgtatgacggccattctgcagaacggttgttcgcgtttagtctgtacatgtccgagcctgtcctagcagcactggaagattgaccgccccactctaagaagaaataaccatgggaagcggggtcggccccatatactctttttctagactttaccttgctttatagtgataccatctcgtatcctccggagtcgggcccgtccgcaccactataccaacccatgacgactggactataccctagtctgatactctctcttgttcagacggatccggcttctcaagatttgcatttcagcacagcactacaccttcaacgtctatcgactgtcaatctaggggttttcttgacgggatgcaacccatctcgtccctgtaagctgtgcacccaaacggccttaacgaggccactcgcgtagacatatcgatcggactttaaacttttagatctgcgttcaaaattttatgtcgaaattacttcttttttttaaaaatattattaaatagtccgatcctctcttctttctcttatttaattttggactgttcttctaaaatgctccaaattatataaatattcggccgagcagtcaattcttttttatttttggcttgtaacctttttattttttttatttaatctattaacttctttactaattactattttcaaaattctgcccattttcacccccccccccctttctatcccgagtcaggccaccgatcttatcggaggtcggactcgggatgggcgtgttcgaaaccctagtggtatatgggcacgttaaactagttctcatcatcatcatcatcatcacaagaTATCCGACCAGTGACTGGTAACGGTGAGGGGGTGGgtcgtagcctagtggtaaagcctaatgtgcgatcggtctggaatcgatccacatcggtggacccattgggctaattctcgttccagccagtgcaccacaactggtatatcaaaggccgtggtatgtgctatcctctctatgggatcgtgcatataaaatattcctctctaagactatatgtccaaattacgaaatgtttgacatccaatagtcaatgaataataaatcaatgtgctctagtcttGTCGATAAACAAATAAACGTTAACTTTGTTACGGTGAACGTAACATGGATAAAACACAGAACCGGCTCGTGTTGTATCAACAGACTGAGGCAAGACAGAATGGGCAGCTATTCCTGGAAACGTGCAAATGTATCTCGTCATCTAAATGTTCAACTGTAGACTTTGACACGACCAACGGAACACTTTAGTTTGCTTCTTGTCAACAACGCTcaagtatttaaaaaagaaaaaaacttctCTTATAATCTCCTGCTTGATCTATTAATGTTCGTGTGTGTATGCTAATTTTACACCGTATTATTCATTGCAGTTTTCATCACACTGATAATATGAGAAAAGAAACTCGTCCACGCTTTCCTAGCGTCTCTGTTATAGGTTTCTGGTTGTAAATGTTTATCGAATGAATAGTCCAAGGATGACCACAATTTctgaaaataaaagttaaaataaattatacttaATCTAAAGTATGTCttgtatatgtctgtgtatgtaacaccaccaccatcaccaataataataataataataataataataatattgagcATACCCgtaattgttaataataataaacagttttttttatatatgcatagtATTGTTTACTAACTTTGTTGAATTATGAAAGTGATAATGACAATttagattaaattttttgtgtctagtttattttgttttctttacaaatGCACGTATCCTTCAGACAAGTTTCATCACAGttgcttattttattttgtctgtaGGTCTAATGCTAATCCAGCCTACCTCTCTCTGTAGGTATAATGGTAATCCAACCTACCTCTCCCTTTGTAGGTCGAATAATAATCCAACATACCTATCTCTGTAGGTCGAATGATAATCCCACCTACGTCTCTATGTAGGTCTAATGGTAATCCAACCTATCTCTCTGTAGGTCGAATGATAATCCAACCTACTTCTCTGTAGGTCGAATGGTAATCCAGCCTACGTCTCTATACATGTCTAATGGTAATCCaacctatctctctctctctctcctctcctctctctctctctctctctctctctctctctctctctctctctgtaggACAAATAATAATCCAGCCTACGTCTCTATATAGGTCTAATAGTAATCCAACCTACCTCTCGCTCTGTAGGTCGAACGGGAATCCAACCTACCTCTCGCTCTGTAGGTCGAACGGGAATCCAACCTACCTCTCGCTCTGTAGGTCGAACGGGAATCCAACCAACCTCTCGCTCTGTAGGTCGAATAATAGTCTAACCTAGCTCTATCTGTAGGTCTAATGGTAATCCATCCTACTTCTCTGTAAGTCTAATGATAATCCAACTTACGTCTCTGTGTAGGTCTAATGGTAATCCAACCAACCTCTCGCTCTGTAGGTTGAACGATAATCCAGCCTACCTCTCGCTCTGTAGGTTGAACGATAATCCAGCCTACCTCTCTGTAGGCCGAATGGTAACACAACCTATGTATATCTCTAGGTCTAATGGTAATCCAGCCTACCTCTCTCTGTAGGTCTCATAATACAACCTACCTCTCGCTTGTAGGTCTAATGGTAGTACAACGCACGTCTGTATGTAGGTATAATGGTAATACAACCTACTTCTCTCTTTTAGGTATAATGGTAAGCCAACCTACCTCTCTGTAGGTCTAATGGTAAGCCAACCTACCTCTCTGTAGGTCTAATGACAATACAACCTACCTCTGTATGTCTAATGGTAATTCAACCTACCTCCAACACTTTAATTGGAACCCCATACTGCTGGTGGTGCTTGCCCAGCATCAGCAGGAACTTGTTGAGTTTGGGTAGATCATCCACACAGTTGACAGCAAATTCAATGCCGTCCATGACGAGTGCGGCATGGCGCTGTAGAAGCGACTCGTCCACCGTGAACTTCTCACCGCCGTCGGCCACGACAATCTTCGGAAACAGATACCTCAGTTGGCGTTCAGACTGCAACAAGCTGGACAACAGgatggaagaaaaaaaatgtttcttttgtttaacgacaccgttagagcacattggtttattaatcatcggctattggatgtcaaacatttcgtaattctgacatatagtcttagaggggaaacccgctaatttttccattagtatgcACCATGTCACAGCCAGGGTATGTTACTGGGGGAGAGAGACCCCTCTCCCCTGTCTCATacgctaatgaaaaaaaaatgtatattcagATTGCAATGATTGAAAGGAGAATGCagactgatggaaataaataagggaacacaaaaacaataacagattGCTACCAGAACCCTTATCCGTAGCATTAAGATATTAACTCCGTTGCAAACAGTAATGACACCCAATTACTCATTTTACctacctgtgatatttgtatggtTTGCACAGCTGTTTACACTGGTTTAagttaactcttgaatttttatattaatgttcgCCATCACTTCATTTTCGCATTTTCCTTACTTTGACACCCTATAGCCGATTTGCAGagctcaaatgacgtcacagatGCAAGTTGTATGGCGTTTCCATGACGATAACGTTTCAGACTGTATTAGTATTGAATTaagactaaaagttttataagcgccAGGCctggaatgtcgttaaacattaattcattcagttCCTCGTTACAtaatctatattttatatagaCCTAACTAATCAAACAGTGATTTAAATTTGGTCTCAAATACCATgcatgtaccggcctcggtggcgtcgtggttaggctatcggtctactggctggtaggtactgggttcggatctcagtcgaggcatgggatttttaatccagttaccgactccaaaccctgagtgagtgctccgcaaggctcaatgggtaggtgtaaaccacttgcaccaaccagtgatccataactggttcaacaaaggccatggtttgtgctatcctgcctgtgggaagcgcaaataaaagatcccttgctgctaatcgaaaagagtagccaatgtagtggcgacagcgggtttcctctctaaatatgtgtggtccttacccatatgtctgacgccatataaccgtaaataaaatgtgttgagtgcgtcgttaaataaaacatttttttcttttcaaatatcATGCGTTCCctcatttctttctattagtaTACATGTTTAAAGGCTAGCTTATATTGGTTAAACGACAGTTCAATCTGACGggactttttgtttttgtaccgCTTCCCTTATCGCTATGCAATAACTGTTTCAGAGATTTCTGCACAGTTCCAAAACAGTTTATAGCAACTGCTAAGTAATTTTCAAATCGATTAGCAGTTCTCTAATGTTTCCTATAGAGAATGCATTTCAAACTGCGGCTCATTGGTGTCTATCACGGCTATTTCGACATTTGGTCTTGAttgtcagagaggaaacccgcttccaCCAGATAGGCATCTCCCATCGCATGTGCGTTCACGCACACATGGACGCACACATTACACCCTTAGATTTATCACTCGTGGGGCACTGTGTGCTGACTTGCAGGTCGCGTAGGAAGTATATGATATCTGGAGTGGCATGGGTGGGTGCCACAATCTCTAATGACTTGGGGGTGGGGAGACAAGTAATTGTTATGTTTATTAAGCGTACGAAAAAAACCCTGTTCATTATCATCCTCGAGTGGGGGCCTGTGCCAACCA
This DNA window, taken from Gigantopelta aegis isolate Gae_Host chromosome 4, Gae_host_genome, whole genome shotgun sequence, encodes the following:
- the LOC121371930 gene encoding neuroglobin-like, whose protein sequence is MDGIEFAVNCVDDLPKLNKFLLMLGKHHQQYGVPIKVLEKLWSSLDYSFDKHLQPETYNRDARKAWTSFFSHIISVMKTAMNNTV
- the LOC121370020 gene encoding neuropeptide-like protein 29, whose protein sequence is MIKAVIIALVACLAIAAANPFYGYGYGIPVHYGIGIGYGHGMGYGYGIGMGYGHGMGYGHGMGYGHGMYGGFGLGFGYGGFGHGIGMYGGYGIGHGFGHGIGMYGKCFDSIQ